The Arachis ipaensis cultivar K30076 chromosome B07, Araip1.1, whole genome shotgun sequence genome includes a window with the following:
- the LOC107605939 gene encoding abscisic acid receptor PYL8, protein MMMKKGNGDGAFSNMEMEYLRRHHTQEPRQNQCSSALVKHIKAPLPLVWSLVRRFDEPQKYKPFVSRCVVRGNLEIGSLREVDVKSGLPATTSTERLEILDDNQHILSVRIIGGDHRLRNYSSIMSLHPEIIDGRPGTLVIESFVVDVPEGNTEDETCYFIEALIKCNLKSLADVSEGLAVQDRTEPIDRMQDLLISG, encoded by the exons atgatgatgaagaaggggAACGGCGATGGAGCTTTCAGTAACATGGAGATGGAGTATTTAAGGAGACACCACACGCAAGAGCCTCGCCAGAATCAGTGTTCTTCTGCGCTTGTTAAGCACATCAAGGCACCTCTTCCTTTG GTGTGGTCATTGGTGAGGAGGTTTGATGAGCCACAGAAGTACAAGCCATTTGTGAGTAGGTGTGTGGTGAGGGGGAACCTTGAGATTGGGAGTCTAAGAGAAGTTGATGTTAAGTCAGGGCTACCTGCCACTACCAGCACTGAGAGATTGGAGATCCTTGATGACAATCAGCATATTCTTAGTGTAAGGATCATTGGTGGTGATCACAGACTCAGG AACTATTCATCTATCATGTCCCTCCACCCGGAAATCATTGATGGAAGGCCAGGTACCCTGGTAATTGAATCTTTTGTGGTGGATGTGCCTGAGGGGAACACAGAGGACGAGACCTGCTACTTTATCGAAGCTTTGATCAAGTGCAACCTCAAGTCACTCGCTGATGTCTCGGAAGGGCTTGCCGTGCAGGATCGCACCGAGCCAATCGACCGGATGCAAGATTTGTTGATAAGTGGCTGA